The proteins below come from a single Miscanthus floridulus cultivar M001 chromosome 1, ASM1932011v1, whole genome shotgun sequence genomic window:
- the LOC136547274 gene encoding uncharacterized protein — protein sequence MKCWCVHAPRGAMATPLSSPFAPTTLRSPLRHRALLLLPFPPRAASSGEDTAAADQEQTPPAATKTATADDDFEQRVLQIKSRVGPKKRGARKKKGAASSASANAVTLPPVPLREPRSALGAPVEFGFTAYSERLNGALAAVGLAAVLLVELGSGQALVKYHQPATLFLQAYTIAAAAALFVKYEKERISTWPGPPAK from the coding sequence ATGAAGTGCTGGTGCGTGCACGCGCCAAGAGGAGCAATGGCGACGCCGCTCTCCAGCCCGTTCGCTCCCACCACCCTCCGCTCCCCTCTCCGGCACCGCGCCCTGCTGCTACTGCCGTTCCCTCCCCGTGCGGCCTCCTCCGGCGAGGACACCGCAGCAGCCGACCAGGAGCAGACACCCCCGGCTGCTACCAAGACGGCCACCGCGGACGACGACTTCGAGCAGCGCGTCCTACAGATCAAGTCCCGCGTCGGGCCCAAGAAGCGCGGCGCGCGCAAGAAGAAGGGCGCGGCGTCGTCCGCGTCCGCCAACGCCGTGACGCTCCCGCCTGTGCCGCTGCGGGAGCCCCGGTCGGCGCTCGGCGCGCCCGTCGAGTTCGGCTTCACCGCGTACAGCGAGCGGCTCAACGGCGCGCTGGCCGCGGTGGGCCTCGCAGCGGTGCTGCTCGTGGAGCTGGGCTCCGGGCAGGCCCTGGTGAAGTACCACCAGCCGGCCACGCTGTTCCTGCAGGCGTACACcatcgccgcggccgccgcgctgTTCGTCAAGTACGAGAAGGAGCGGATCAGCACGTGGCCGGGGCCGCCGGCGAAGTGA